A genome region from Sceloporus undulatus isolate JIND9_A2432 ecotype Alabama chromosome 1, SceUnd_v1.1, whole genome shotgun sequence includes the following:
- the CHRM4 gene encoding muscarinic acetylcholine receptor M4 isoform X1 has protein sequence MGSADATQEQRWDLAAESAYNFSSHSGLMKMANFTNDNITEEGTTKYKTVEMVFIATVTGSLSLVTVVGNILVMLSIKVNRQLQTVNNYFLFSLACADLIIGVFSMNLYTVYIIKGYWPLGAVVCDLWLALDYVVSNASVMNLLIISFDRYFCVTKPLTYPARRTTKMAGLMIAVAWILSFILWAPAILFWQFIVGERTVPEGQCYIQFLSNPAVTFGTAIAAFYLPVVIMTVLYIHISLASRSRVRRHKPESKKEKKSKPLSFLKSPLVKQNNNNSPKKAVEVKEEVKNGKVEEQPLQPSETTGHQEEKETSNESSTVSITQTNKEKQVLDIVPADQGQSPAHPRINPASKWSKIKIVTKQTGTECVTAIEIVAEKEPSSTAITLANSRPANVARKFASIARSQVRKKRQMAAREKKVTRTIFAILLAFILTWTPYNVMVLINTFCDYCVPDTVWSIGYWLCYVNSTINPACYALCNATFKKTFKHLLMCQYRNIGTAR, from the coding sequence AGTCTGCATACAACTTCTCTTCTCATTCTGGCCTGATGAAGATGGCTAATTTCACCAATGACAACATCACTGAGGAGGGCACCACCAAATATAAGACTGTGGAGATGGTTTTCATAGCCACAGTAACTGGCTCATTGAGTCTTGTCACTGTGGTGGGGAATATCTTAGTCATGCTGTCCATCAAAGTGAACCGTCAGCTCCAGACTGTCAATAACTACTTCCTCTTTAGTTTGGCCTGTGCAGACCTGATAATTGGAGTCTTCTCCATGAACCTCTATACAGTCTATATTATCAAGGGCTATTGGCCACTAGGGGCTGTGGTATGTGACCTTTGGCTAGCCCTGGACTACGTAGTGAGCAATGCCTCTGTCATGAACTTACTAATCATCAGTTTTGACCGCTACTTCTGTGTCACCAAGCCACTGACCTACCCAGCTAGGCGGACAACCAAAATGGCAGGGCTGATGATTGCAGTTGCTTGGATATTGTCCTTTATCCTCTGGGCACCTGCCATATTATTCTGGCAGTTCATTGTTGGGGAGAGGACAGTTCCAGAAGGGCAGTGTTACATTCAGTTCCTCTCCAACCCAGCCGTAACATTTGGCACTGCCATTGCGGCTTTCTACCTCCCAGTGGTCATCATGACTGTGCTGTACATCCATATCTCACTGGCTAGCCGAAGCCGTGTGAGGAGACACAAACCTGAgagcaagaaggaaaagaagtctAAGCCACTAAGTTTTTTGAAGAGCCCTCTAGTTAAGCAGAATAACAACAACTCTCCCAAAAAAGCAGTGGAAGTGAAGGAGGAAGTGAAAAATGGGAAAGTAGAAGAGCAGCCACTACAACCCTCAGAGACAACTGGACATCAAGAGGAGAAAGAGACCTCCAATGAATCTAGCACGGTAAGCATTACCCAAACTAATAAAGAAAAGCAGGTACTGGATATTGTGCCAgcggaccaagggcagagcccggCCCATCCAAGGATTAATCCTGCCTCTAAGTGGTCAAAGATTAAGATTGTCACTAAGCAAACTGGTACAGAGTGTGTCACAGCCATTGAAattgtggcagaaaaagaacccagttctacTGCAATTACCTTGGCAAACAGCCGTCCAGCTAACGTGGCCAGGAAATTTGCTAGCATTGCCAGGAGTCAGGTTCGGAAGAAGCGCCAAATGGCAGCTCGGGAGAAGAAGGTCACCAGAACCATCTTTGCCATCTTGCTCGCCTTCATCCTGACGTGGACACCTTACAATGTGATGGTCCTCATAAATACCTTCTGTGATTATTGTGTCCCTGACACAGTCTGGTCCATTGGGTATTGGTTGTGCTATGTCAACAGCACCATCAATCCTGCTTGTTATGCCCTTTGTAATGCCACATTCAAGAAAACCTTTAAGCACCTTCTCATGTGTCAGTACAGGAATATTGGCACAGCAAGATAA
- the CHRM4 gene encoding muscarinic acetylcholine receptor M4 isoform X2, translating to MKMANFTNDNITEEGTTKYKTVEMVFIATVTGSLSLVTVVGNILVMLSIKVNRQLQTVNNYFLFSLACADLIIGVFSMNLYTVYIIKGYWPLGAVVCDLWLALDYVVSNASVMNLLIISFDRYFCVTKPLTYPARRTTKMAGLMIAVAWILSFILWAPAILFWQFIVGERTVPEGQCYIQFLSNPAVTFGTAIAAFYLPVVIMTVLYIHISLASRSRVRRHKPESKKEKKSKPLSFLKSPLVKQNNNNSPKKAVEVKEEVKNGKVEEQPLQPSETTGHQEEKETSNESSTVSITQTNKEKQVLDIVPADQGQSPAHPRINPASKWSKIKIVTKQTGTECVTAIEIVAEKEPSSTAITLANSRPANVARKFASIARSQVRKKRQMAAREKKVTRTIFAILLAFILTWTPYNVMVLINTFCDYCVPDTVWSIGYWLCYVNSTINPACYALCNATFKKTFKHLLMCQYRNIGTAR from the coding sequence ATGAAGATGGCTAATTTCACCAATGACAACATCACTGAGGAGGGCACCACCAAATATAAGACTGTGGAGATGGTTTTCATAGCCACAGTAACTGGCTCATTGAGTCTTGTCACTGTGGTGGGGAATATCTTAGTCATGCTGTCCATCAAAGTGAACCGTCAGCTCCAGACTGTCAATAACTACTTCCTCTTTAGTTTGGCCTGTGCAGACCTGATAATTGGAGTCTTCTCCATGAACCTCTATACAGTCTATATTATCAAGGGCTATTGGCCACTAGGGGCTGTGGTATGTGACCTTTGGCTAGCCCTGGACTACGTAGTGAGCAATGCCTCTGTCATGAACTTACTAATCATCAGTTTTGACCGCTACTTCTGTGTCACCAAGCCACTGACCTACCCAGCTAGGCGGACAACCAAAATGGCAGGGCTGATGATTGCAGTTGCTTGGATATTGTCCTTTATCCTCTGGGCACCTGCCATATTATTCTGGCAGTTCATTGTTGGGGAGAGGACAGTTCCAGAAGGGCAGTGTTACATTCAGTTCCTCTCCAACCCAGCCGTAACATTTGGCACTGCCATTGCGGCTTTCTACCTCCCAGTGGTCATCATGACTGTGCTGTACATCCATATCTCACTGGCTAGCCGAAGCCGTGTGAGGAGACACAAACCTGAgagcaagaaggaaaagaagtctAAGCCACTAAGTTTTTTGAAGAGCCCTCTAGTTAAGCAGAATAACAACAACTCTCCCAAAAAAGCAGTGGAAGTGAAGGAGGAAGTGAAAAATGGGAAAGTAGAAGAGCAGCCACTACAACCCTCAGAGACAACTGGACATCAAGAGGAGAAAGAGACCTCCAATGAATCTAGCACGGTAAGCATTACCCAAACTAATAAAGAAAAGCAGGTACTGGATATTGTGCCAgcggaccaagggcagagcccggCCCATCCAAGGATTAATCCTGCCTCTAAGTGGTCAAAGATTAAGATTGTCACTAAGCAAACTGGTACAGAGTGTGTCACAGCCATTGAAattgtggcagaaaaagaacccagttctacTGCAATTACCTTGGCAAACAGCCGTCCAGCTAACGTGGCCAGGAAATTTGCTAGCATTGCCAGGAGTCAGGTTCGGAAGAAGCGCCAAATGGCAGCTCGGGAGAAGAAGGTCACCAGAACCATCTTTGCCATCTTGCTCGCCTTCATCCTGACGTGGACACCTTACAATGTGATGGTCCTCATAAATACCTTCTGTGATTATTGTGTCCCTGACACAGTCTGGTCCATTGGGTATTGGTTGTGCTATGTCAACAGCACCATCAATCCTGCTTGTTATGCCCTTTGTAATGCCACATTCAAGAAAACCTTTAAGCACCTTCTCATGTGTCAGTACAGGAATATTGGCACAGCAAGATAA